In Rhodothermia bacterium, the following are encoded in one genomic region:
- the hpt gene encoding hypoxanthine phosphoribosyltransferase — translation MHFAPSETPETVYCRNERFRLMIPNDVIQRRITEIGRDIDEMYKDKNPIFIGLLNGSFIFMADLIRNVTIDCEMDFIKLSSYGAEKISSGQVTEKKGLDAKIAGRHVVVVEDIVDTGLSMRYILDQMTHHNPASVKVVTLLHKPEAMREEVPLDWVGFAIENKFVLGYGLDYGQLGRNLAAIYVLDDGN, via the coding sequence ATGCACTTTGCCCCTTCCGAAACACCAGAGACCGTGTATTGCCGTAATGAGCGTTTCCGTCTGATGATCCCAAATGATGTAATTCAGAGACGCATCACCGAAATTGGGCGAGATATTGACGAGATGTATAAGGACAAAAACCCCATTTTTATTGGGTTATTAAATGGTTCTTTTATTTTTATGGCAGACCTTATCCGCAATGTGACGATTGATTGCGAAATGGATTTTATTAAATTGTCCTCCTATGGTGCGGAAAAAATCTCGAGTGGACAAGTCACCGAGAAGAAAGGCTTGGATGCCAAAATCGCCGGAAGACACGTTGTTGTTGTAGAAGATATTGTAGATACAGGGCTTTCTATGCGCTATATCTTAGACCAAATGACCCACCATAATCCCGCTTCCGTTAAAGTGGTTACACTTCTACATAAGCCAGAAGCAATGCGTGAAGAGGTGCCCTTGGACTGGGTTGGCTTTGCGATAGAGAATAAGTTTGTCTTAGGTTATGGCTTAGATTATGGGCAGTTAGGACGGAACTTGGCGGCCATTTACGTTTTAGACGATGGAAATTGA